From the Bombus pascuorum chromosome 7, iyBomPasc1.1, whole genome shotgun sequence genome, one window contains:
- the LOC132908898 gene encoding glutamate--cysteine ligase catalytic subunit, with the protein MGLLSEGSPLTWEETKNLADHVRKHGIIQFINLYKRLRDRQGDILKWGDEVEYMLVKFDDKAKTAKLSLRAAEILKILNEKEYNDPDNIKSLWRPEYGAYMLEGTPGKPYGGLLVHFNVVEANMRYRRQEASKLLEPNEVLMSLTNFPRTGAYDFTDPPTHPTPNSGASKSLFFPDEAIYPGHPRFKTLTRNIRLRRGEKVAINIPIYKDKNVSSPFKEDFSPFIEDESSCAAREDHIYMDAMGFGMGCCCLQLTFQACNIEEARTLYDQLTPLCPIMLALTAASPFYRGYISDVDCRWNVISCSVDCRTQEERGLKPLEENKFRISKSRYDSIDSYLSEQGEKYNDVPLTYDDEVYKQLLDNGIDKLLAQHIAHLFIRDTVSLFSEKVHQNDLEDTDHFENIQSTNWQTMRFKPPPPNSSIGWRVEFRPCEVQITDFENAAIVCFIVLLTRVILSYKLNLLIPISKVDKNMARAQRRNAVTAEKFWFRRDITSDAKKQDDGQPEYTEFTVNEIINGKDGIFPGLIPLVNSYLASMDVDADTHCTVQAYMKFIQKRASGELLTTAAWLRKEVVSHPEYKNDSVITQRINYDLLKKVQKIVSNEISCPELLGTCILSKTNETIPAAVAKAEKVPM; encoded by the exons GTTGAATATATGCTTGTTAAATTTGATGATAAAGCAAAAACTGCAAAGCTTAGTTTAAGAGCtgcagaaatattaaaaatattaaatgaaaaagaatataatgatCCAGA CAATATTAAATCATTATGGAGACCTGAATATGGTGCTTATATGTTAGAAGGCACACCAGGAAAACCATATGGTGGTTTATTAGTTCATTTTAATGTTGTTGAAGCTAACATGAGATATAGAAGGCAAGAAGCTTCAAAATTACTTGAACCCAATGAAGTTTTAATGTCTTTAACTAATTTTCCTAG AACAGGAGCATATGATTTCACAGATCCTCCGACACATCCAACTCCAAATTCAGGGGCatcaaaaagtttattttttccagATGAAGCTATATATCCAGGTCATCCGCGATTTAAAACATTAACTAGAAATATAAGACTACGACGTGGAGAAAAAGTTGCTATAAACATTCCTA tttataaagataaaaatgtttcaagtCCTTTTAAAGAGGATTTTAGTCCCTTTATTGAAGATGAATCAAGTTGTGCAGCAAGAGAAGATCATATTTACATGGATGCCATGGGTTTTGGAATGGGTTGTTGCTGTCTACAACTTACTTTTCAGGCTTGTAACATAGAGGAAGCAAGGACATTATACGACCAATTAACGCCTTTATGTCCAATAATG TTGGCTCTAACTGCTGCTAGTCCATTTTACCGAGGATATATAAGCGACGTTGATTGCCGGTGGAATGTGATATCTTGCTCTGTAGACTGCAGAACACAAGAGGAACGTGGCTTAAAGCCtttggaagaaaataaattcagaaTTAGTAAATCTAGATACGATTCTATTGATTCATATCTTAGTGAAcaaggagaaaaatataacgatgTTCCCTTAACATATGATGATGAAGTATATAAACAGCTATTAGATAATGGAATTGATAAATTACTTGCACAACATATAGCTCACTTATTTATCAGAGATACTGTATctttattttctgaaaaagTCCATCAAAATGATTTGGAGGATACTGATCACTTTGAa aacATACAATCAACTAATTGGCAAACTATGCGATTCAAACCACCACCACCAAATTCATCTATAGGATGGCGTGTTGAATTTCGTCCATGCGAAGTTCAAATTACGGATTTTGAAAATGCTGCAATAGTTTGTTTTATTGTCCTTCTTACAAGAGTTATcttaagttataaattaaatcttctGATACCAATTAGTaaagttgataaaaatatggCTCGGGCACAAAGGAGAAATGCTGTTACAGCAGAAAAATTTTGGTTCCGTCGAGACATTACATCAGACGCAAAAAAGCAAGATGATGGACAACCAGAGTACACAGAATTTACTGttaacgaaattattaatGGAAAG GATGGTATTTTTCCGGGTTTAATACCATTAGTAAATTCGTACTTAGCTAGTATGGATGTAGATGCGGATACACATTGTACTGTACAAGCATATATGAAATTCATACAAAAAAGAGCTTCTGGAGAATTATTAACGACTGCTGCGTGGTTAAGGAAGGAAGTTGTTTCACACCCAGAGTACAA aaACGATTCTGTAATAACACAACGCATCAACTATGACTTATTaaaaaaagtacaaaagaTTGTATCTAATGAAATATCGTGTCCAGAATTACTCGGAACGTGTATACTATCAAAAACTAATGAAACTATACCTGCAGCAGTTGCAAAAGCGGAAAAGGTTCCCATGTGA
- the LOC132908900 gene encoding protein Mpv17, whose protein sequence is MIMTHPINMLGIVKIYQRFLTRYPLLTQAVQAGTLMALGDQIAQNLVERRKIKDLDFIRTAQFGCIGLFLTGPVTRTWYGILDKYIGSKGGIVVLKKVSCDQLLFAPVFLIVLLSTIGILQGNDLEQLKKKLYNEYPDILKNNYKIWPMVQLFNFYFVPLHHQVLVVQSIALLWNTYISYRTSSGK, encoded by the exons atgataatgACACATCCTATAAACATGTTGGGTATTGTCAAAATATACCAAAGGTTCTTAACAAGATATCCGTTACTCACTCAAGCGGTTCAAGCGG GTACGTTAATGGCACTTGGAGATCAGATTGCACAAAATCTAGTTgagcgaagaaaaattaaagatttagATTTTATAAGAACAGCTCAGTTTGGATGCATAGGACTTTTCCTTACT GGTCCTGTCACACGAACTTGGTATGGAAtattagataaatatattgGCTCAAAGGGAGGAATTGTAGTATTAAAGAAGGTATCTTGTGATCAATTACTTTTTGCACctgtatttttaatagttttactATCAACAATTGGTATTCTACAAGGAAATGACTtagaacaattaaaaaaaaaattgtataatgaGTACccagatattttaaaaaataattacaag aTTTGGCCTATGGTACAActatttaacttttattttgtaccTTTACATCATCAGGTTTTAGTAGTACAATCTATAGCTTTGTTATGGAATACTTATATCTCCTATAGGACAAGTtcaggaaaataa